CACCCTCATCGAGAGCATTCTCGCAACGTCAATCATTCTTCTGCTCGGAGGGGCCGTGAGTGCTTTCAACACACAGTTCTTTTCCGCGCGTGATACGGTGGTCGCAATCCACATCCTTCGCGAGAGTCTGGATCGGGCCCAGGTCTATGCTCGGTCAGGCCGACAAGATTCGGATTGGGGGGTAGTTCAGGTCGGAACTGACATCGTCGTTTTTTCTGGTGCTACCTATGCCCTCCGGACGGCCGGGCAGGATGAATTCGTCGGTATACCCGGAGGCATTTCCATGGTCGGCCTTGGCGAGACCGTCTTTGCTCGGTCGACTGGCCGGCTCCCAGCGGCCAAGATCATTGATATCGACGGAGCAGATCGCACGTTACACCTCTCTATATCAGAAGAGGGTACGGTCAACGAGTATGAGTAACCTCTCCTCACTACCACCGCGCGGATTCTCGATCCTCGAAGTGGTTTTTGCTTCCGCCCTGTTCCTCATCATCGCTTCCGCCCTCGTCATGCTGGTTCTCCAGGGGCTCGCGGTCGAGACACAAAGTCAGGAGTATCAGTCGGCCGTAGCATACGCC
This is a stretch of genomic DNA from Candidatus Moraniibacteriota bacterium. It encodes these proteins:
- a CDS encoding prepilin-type N-terminal cleavage/methylation domain-containing protein — protein: MQLQGFTLIESILATSIILLLGGAVSAFNTQFFSARDTVVAIHILRESLDRAQVYARSGRQDSDWGVVQVGTDIVVFSGATYALRTAGQDEFVGIPGGISMVGLGETVFARSTGRLPAAKIIDIDGADRTLHLSISEEGTVNEYE